In Mastigocladopsis repens PCC 10914, a single window of DNA contains:
- a CDS encoding zinc-dependent alcohol dehydrogenase has protein sequence MKAVCWHGTNKVEVETVPDPKIINPRDAVVKITTTAICGSDLHLYDGYIPTMEQGDILGHEFMGEIVELGSAVKNLKIGDRVVVPFTISCGSCFFCQKDLWSLCDNSNPNAWMAEKLMGHSPSGLFGYSHMLGGYAGGQAEYARVPFADVGLFKIPDGLPDEQVVFLTDIFPTGYMAAENCDIQPGDTVAIWGCGPVAQFAIRSAYMLGAERVIAIDRVPERLQMAKEGKAEVLNYEEVDVGEALKEMTGGRGPDAVMDAVGMEAHGMGPEGLYDKAKQAVRLETDRPHVLRQAILACRKGGTVSIPGVYGGFVDKIPMGAAMNKGLTFKMGQTHVHKYVPLLLERVQNGEIDPSFVITHRLPLEQAPHGYEIFKHKQDNCIKIVLKP, from the coding sequence ATGAAAGCAGTTTGCTGGCACGGTACCAACAAAGTCGAGGTCGAAACAGTACCCGATCCAAAAATCATTAATCCGCGTGATGCTGTTGTTAAAATCACGACAACGGCGATTTGCGGTTCTGACTTACATCTTTATGACGGCTACATTCCCACCATGGAACAGGGCGACATCTTGGGGCATGAATTTATGGGGGAGATTGTCGAGCTGGGTAGTGCCGTCAAAAATCTCAAAATAGGCGATCGCGTTGTCGTCCCCTTTACCATTTCCTGCGGATCGTGTTTCTTCTGCCAAAAAGATTTATGGTCGCTGTGTGATAACTCTAACCCGAATGCCTGGATGGCAGAAAAACTTATGGGTCATTCCCCATCTGGTCTTTTCGGCTACTCCCATATGCTGGGTGGCTACGCTGGAGGTCAAGCTGAATATGCCCGCGTTCCCTTTGCCGATGTCGGTTTGTTCAAGATTCCTGATGGACTGCCAGACGAACAAGTTGTGTTTCTGACCGATATCTTTCCTACCGGATATATGGCGGCAGAAAACTGCGACATTCAGCCCGGTGATACTGTCGCCATCTGGGGCTGTGGACCGGTGGCACAATTCGCTATTCGGAGTGCTTACATGCTTGGTGCTGAACGGGTGATCGCAATTGATCGAGTTCCCGAACGCCTGCAGATGGCGAAAGAGGGCAAGGCAGAAGTCCTCAACTATGAGGAAGTCGATGTGGGTGAAGCCCTCAAAGAAATGACGGGTGGTCGCGGTCCCGATGCGGTGATGGATGCAGTGGGAATGGAAGCACACGGCATGGGTCCAGAGGGACTTTATGACAAAGCCAAACAAGCAGTGCGTTTAGAAACTGATCGCCCCCATGTGCTGCGGCAAGCGATCCTCGCTTGTCGTAAAGGTGGCACTGTGTCAATTCCCGGTGTTTACGGTGGCTTTGTAGACAAGATACCGATGGGTGCTGCCATGAACAAAGGTTTAACATTCAAAATGGGACAAACGCACGTTCATAAGTACGTGCCCCTGCTACTTGAGCGCGTCCAAAATGGCGAGATCGATCCATCTTTCGTGATTACCCATCGTCTGCCGCTAGAGCAAGCACCACATGGCTACGAAATTTTCAAGCACAAGCAGGACAACTGCATCAAGATCGTGCTTAAACCCTAA
- a CDS encoding phosphatase PAP2 family protein, whose product MFNTDLSKLIQSFLEFSKKLLVARWDSLLLLLIGVYLPLQIFGLLAVEVWKNEGGFPWDVPILVAIHSTARTQLDVIAVTLTHFGSKWFVFPVVAVIGLVLFIQRRWRSLTYLLTTEIGSAIINRTAKEFMHRVRPQIWESLAPELDFSFPSGHSMTSMTLVAALVILTWGSIWCWLVLIVGSAFVLAIGWTRLYLGVHFPSDILAGWMVSIAWAIGVSVIIRPHLTKVNIVSETPAAEETTLLPEETQLIGED is encoded by the coding sequence ATGTTTAATACTGATTTGAGCAAGCTCATCCAGTCCTTTCTCGAATTCTCCAAAAAACTGCTCGTTGCCCGTTGGGATTCTCTACTGTTGCTCTTGATAGGGGTTTATTTACCTTTGCAAATCTTTGGGCTGCTGGCAGTGGAGGTATGGAAGAATGAAGGTGGTTTCCCGTGGGATGTGCCTATTCTCGTGGCGATTCATTCCACAGCACGGACGCAACTGGATGTGATTGCCGTAACGCTGACTCACTTTGGGTCAAAGTGGTTTGTCTTTCCCGTTGTCGCTGTTATAGGGCTGGTGTTGTTTATCCAAAGACGGTGGCGATCGCTCACCTATCTACTCACCACTGAGATAGGAAGCGCCATCATCAACCGCACAGCAAAGGAATTCATGCATCGAGTCCGTCCCCAAATTTGGGAATCACTCGCTCCTGAGTTGGACTTCTCTTTTCCCAGCGGTCATTCCATGACAAGTATGACGCTGGTAGCAGCTCTGGTTATTTTGACGTGGGGTAGCATTTGGTGCTGGCTAGTTCTAATTGTAGGAAGCGCCTTCGTATTGGCTATTGGCTGGACACGACTTTACTTAGGGGTTCACTTTCCTAGTGATATTCTGGCGGGCTGGATGGTTTCCATAGCTTGGGCTATTGGCGTGAGTGTGATTATTAGACCTCATTTGACCAAGGTAAACATCGTTAGCGAAACCCCTGCTGCGGAGGAAACAACATTACTTCCAGAAGAAACGCAGTTAATAGGTGAAGATTAA
- a CDS encoding cadmium resistance transporter, which yields MSHLWTAFTEGVIAFVATNIDDILILLLFFSQVDANFRRRHIVIGQYLGFAAIILASLPGFFGGLLVPREWIGFLGLLPIAIGLKQLMNKEQETTEVQTLTSDFKQSSHSNPIVSVLLSFLHPQAYKVAAVTLANGGDNISIYIPLFAGKSFASLGVTLSVFFLMVGVWCAIAYLLARQSAIAYILSRYGRATVPFVLIGLGLFIMYERGTFSLLFGSHWGN from the coding sequence ATGAGTCACCTTTGGACGGCTTTCACGGAAGGTGTCATCGCCTTCGTTGCCACCAACATTGATGATATCCTTATCTTGCTGCTATTTTTCTCACAAGTAGATGCCAATTTCCGACGACGGCATATTGTGATTGGTCAGTACCTTGGTTTTGCAGCTATTATCCTTGCCAGCTTACCAGGGTTTTTTGGTGGCTTGTTAGTACCACGAGAATGGATTGGATTTCTGGGATTGCTACCTATAGCAATTGGTTTAAAGCAACTGATGAATAAAGAACAAGAAACTACAGAAGTTCAGACACTCACCAGTGATTTTAAGCAGTCCTCACACAGTAACCCCATAGTATCTGTTCTCTTAAGTTTTTTACATCCCCAGGCTTATAAAGTCGCAGCAGTAACGCTTGCTAATGGTGGTGACAATATCAGTATCTACATACCCCTATTTGCTGGTAAGAGCTTTGCTAGTCTGGGAGTGACTTTGAGCGTATTTTTTCTCATGGTAGGAGTTTGGTGTGCTATTGCTTACCTATTAGCTCGTCAATCGGCGATCGCCTATATTTTAAGCCGTTATGGTAGAGCCACTGTTCCTTTTGTGTTGATTGGCTTGGGATTGTTCATCATGTATGAAAGAGGAACATTCAGCTTATTGTTTGGCTCACACTGGGGAAACTAA
- the folK gene encoding 2-amino-4-hydroxy-6-hydroxymethyldihydropteridine diphosphokinase yields the protein MKVSSAIALGSNLGDSRAILEAAIETLAQTPGIILQTKSSWYKTKAVGPPQPDYINGSVILRVEMIPQLLLEILLKIEKKFGRVRQERWEPRTLDLDLLLYDDLILDTPNLQIPHPRMRERAFVLVPLAEIAPDWIEPISGYAIKELLKEVDCSEVHLLVGK from the coding sequence ATGAAAGTTAGTAGTGCAATTGCTCTTGGGAGTAATCTTGGTGATTCTCGTGCCATTTTAGAAGCAGCAATAGAAACGTTAGCCCAAACACCGGGAATTATCTTACAAACCAAATCCAGTTGGTACAAAACCAAAGCTGTGGGACCACCACAACCAGATTACATAAACGGATCTGTGATACTGCGAGTAGAGATGATACCGCAGTTATTGTTAGAAATTTTGTTAAAAATTGAAAAGAAATTTGGGCGCGTACGACAAGAACGTTGGGAACCCCGCACCCTAGATTTAGATTTGTTGTTATATGATGACCTAATTTTAGACACACCAAATCTCCAGATTCCTCATCCGCGAATGCGGGAGCGAGCGTTTGTGTTGGTACCACTGGCGGAAATCGCTCCAGATTGGATAGAACCAATTTCTGGTTATGCGATTAAAGAGCTACTTAAAGAGGTAGACTGTTCTGAAGTACACCTATTGGTGGGCAAGTAA
- a CDS encoding transglycosylase domain-containing protein: MAKFTSWFKERPAKSSDADADKEHPGPCPGSDNENEESTNERTSPTKGLRLNQFLNQILSKLPGSHKPLYRRYWFWAGLGISSGIIAISYGIRAIDQSLPDKAELSAVVRERTLTIKAADGTIIQQQGEATREQLKIEEIPDKLKKAFIASEDRRFNQHNGVDTQGIVRAVLNNVRSQGVVEGGSSITQQLARILFLKQEKTVWRKVKEARLAHKIEEQLSKDEILERYLNLVYLGSGAYGVADAAWVYFSKSVDQLSLGEMAIIAALPPAPNRFSPQVNAQEAKQRRNLVLQRMVEDGFITVAQKETASAEPINLKPSLPKRWQVEAPYFISYIQKELPKYVSPEALKAGGFTVETSLNLNWQKAAEASVAKTLRNEGRWENFKQAALVAIDPRNGEIKAMVGGKDFEKNQFNRVTQAQRQPGSTFKGFVYAAAIASGISPYDSYLDSPLLIDGYEPKNFDEGYRGWLTMRDALTKSVNIVAVRVLMKVGFDPTIQLAHKMGIQSELKPMYSLALGSSEVNLLELTSAYGSFATKGLHVEPHGITRILDRRGKVIWSADFKSQRAIDADSSAIMTWMLRNVVQNGTGRAAQLDRPVAGKTGTTDEARDLWFIGYIPQMVTGVWLGNDDNKPTWGSSSSAAYTWHGFMEKVVKEIPVEKFPERPKLTGRKSTIKAKPIKPKRIVNRPITSSDQQSDEDTSNRSYRRGSQQQSSDDSGERSSRRRRYRRTYYQEQQQQEETSRPRRRYRRYRSEESNSTSESSSQSYRSRRRRYRTEESDSSTPRRSRRQYTSPATNSSPSSNSSPPARSWRERLKPTPSSSEAGSDR, from the coding sequence GTGGCAAAGTTTACCTCCTGGTTCAAGGAACGACCAGCAAAGTCGAGTGATGCTGATGCTGATAAGGAGCACCCAGGACCGTGCCCTGGTAGTGATAACGAGAATGAGGAATCCACAAATGAGAGGACATCACCAACCAAGGGCTTAAGGCTGAACCAATTCCTGAACCAGATACTTTCCAAACTTCCTGGCAGTCATAAACCCCTTTATCGTCGTTACTGGTTTTGGGCGGGCTTGGGGATAAGTAGTGGAATTATTGCCATTAGCTATGGAATTCGGGCAATAGACCAAAGTTTACCAGATAAAGCTGAACTTAGCGCAGTTGTTCGAGAACGTACACTGACTATTAAAGCTGCGGATGGTACTATAATACAACAGCAAGGCGAAGCAACTAGAGAACAGTTAAAGATAGAGGAAATACCAGATAAACTCAAGAAAGCTTTCATCGCTTCAGAAGACAGAAGGTTTAACCAACACAACGGAGTCGATACCCAAGGAATTGTGAGAGCAGTTTTGAATAACGTGCGATCGCAAGGCGTGGTGGAAGGTGGTAGTAGCATCACGCAACAGCTTGCAAGAATTCTCTTCCTCAAACAAGAGAAAACTGTCTGGCGAAAGGTCAAGGAAGCTCGTCTGGCACACAAAATAGAAGAGCAATTGTCCAAGGACGAGATTCTGGAACGCTACCTGAATTTGGTGTACTTGGGTTCTGGGGCTTACGGCGTTGCAGATGCGGCATGGGTTTACTTTAGTAAATCTGTGGATCAACTCAGCTTGGGTGAAATGGCGATCATTGCGGCATTACCTCCCGCCCCAAATCGCTTTTCACCACAAGTGAATGCACAAGAGGCAAAACAGCGACGGAATCTGGTTTTGCAGCGGATGGTAGAAGATGGATTTATTACAGTAGCCCAAAAAGAAACAGCAAGCGCAGAACCAATCAACCTTAAACCCAGTTTGCCCAAGCGATGGCAAGTAGAAGCTCCCTACTTTATCAGCTACATCCAAAAAGAATTGCCCAAGTATGTTTCCCCCGAAGCACTCAAAGCAGGGGGTTTCACAGTGGAAACCAGCCTGAACTTGAATTGGCAGAAGGCAGCGGAAGCATCTGTGGCAAAAACGCTGCGAAATGAGGGGCGCTGGGAAAACTTTAAGCAGGCGGCTTTAGTTGCGATTGATCCCCGCAATGGTGAAATTAAGGCAATGGTTGGGGGGAAAGATTTTGAAAAAAACCAATTTAATCGCGTCACCCAAGCACAGCGTCAGCCAGGGTCAACCTTCAAAGGGTTTGTTTATGCTGCTGCTATAGCAAGTGGGATAAGCCCCTACGATAGCTACCTCGATTCACCCCTACTTATAGATGGTTATGAACCGAAAAACTTCGATGAGGGGTATCGAGGCTGGCTGACCATGAGAGATGCCCTCACTAAGTCAGTCAACATTGTTGCGGTGAGGGTGCTGATGAAAGTGGGTTTTGACCCAACCATCCAACTCGCCCACAAAATGGGGATTCAATCGGAACTCAAACCCATGTATTCCTTGGCGCTTGGTTCCTCAGAAGTCAATCTGCTGGAGTTGACCAGCGCTTATGGTTCCTTTGCAACGAAAGGCTTGCACGTAGAACCTCATGGTATTACCCGCATCCTTGACCGTCGAGGAAAGGTCATTTGGTCTGCTGACTTCAAATCTCAGCGGGCGATCGATGCTGACAGTTCTGCTATCATGACCTGGATGCTCCGCAATGTGGTGCAAAATGGTACCGGTCGCGCGGCTCAATTAGATAGACCTGTTGCTGGCAAGACTGGCACCACCGATGAAGCCCGCGATTTGTGGTTTATTGGCTATATTCCTCAGATGGTGACAGGGGTTTGGCTGGGTAATGACGATAACAAACCAACTTGGGGTAGCAGTAGTAGCGCTGCTTACACCTGGCATGGGTTTATGGAAAAAGTGGTCAAGGAAATACCCGTTGAAAAGTTTCCTGAAAGACCCAAGCTAACAGGTCGAAAAAGCACAATCAAGGCGAAACCCATCAAGCCCAAACGAATTGTGAATCGCCCCATTACCTCTAGTGACCAACAATCTGACGAAGACACTTCCAACAGGTCCTATAGACGAGGAAGTCAACAACAGAGTTCTGATGATAGTGGAGAGCGTTCGTCTAGGAGACGCAGATATAGGAGAACCTATTATCAAGAGCAGCAACAACAAGAGGAAACCTCAAGACCAAGAAGGCGCTATCGTCGATATCGTAGCGAAGAATCAAATTCCACGAGTGAGTCATCCTCACAATCGTATCGTTCACGGCGACGGCGATATAGAACAGAAGAATCTGATTCTTCAACCCCAAGAAGGAGTAGGCGACAGTATACATCCCCTGCAACCAACTCCTCGCCCTCCTCAAATTCTTCTCCTCCAGCGCGTTCTTGGCGGGAACGACTCAAACCCACACCATCTTCCTCAGAAGCAGGTTCTGACCGCTAA
- a CDS encoding sulfite exporter TauE/SafE family protein: protein MNILEFSLLVWIGSFTAGFLGALTGLGGGVVIVPLLTSVFGVDIRYAVGASLVSVIATSLGAASTYIKKGYTNLRLGMFLEVATTIGALIGALIATFISVKALTIVLAVVLLYSAYLSQQPKLENPESEPPDSLGTYLQLNSTYPTSEGMMSYQVYSVPAGFSVMLVAGVLSGLLGIGSGAFKVLAMDQIMRVPFKVSTTTSNFMISVTAAASAGVYLARGYIDPGLSMPVMLGVLPGAFLGARVLIGAKTQTLRIIFSLVLVVMAFKMVYNSFTGGL, encoded by the coding sequence TTGAATATTCTAGAGTTTTCTTTACTCGTTTGGATTGGCTCATTTACCGCAGGTTTTTTAGGAGCACTAACAGGTTTAGGGGGTGGAGTTGTCATTGTCCCCTTATTGACTTCAGTCTTTGGAGTTGATATCCGCTATGCAGTTGGTGCTTCTCTGGTGTCTGTCATTGCAACTTCCTTGGGTGCCGCATCTACATATATTAAAAAAGGCTACACCAATCTGCGATTGGGAATGTTTTTAGAAGTAGCGACAACAATAGGAGCTTTAATAGGAGCTTTAATTGCCACTTTTATTTCTGTCAAAGCATTGACCATCGTTCTTGCTGTTGTTCTACTTTATTCAGCTTATCTGTCACAACAACCTAAACTTGAAAACCCTGAAAGTGAGCCACCTGATTCCCTAGGAACTTATCTCCAACTCAATAGTACTTACCCAACTTCCGAGGGAATGATGTCTTACCAAGTTTATTCTGTTCCAGCTGGATTTAGCGTCATGTTAGTCGCGGGAGTCCTTTCTGGACTACTTGGTATTGGTTCAGGAGCGTTCAAAGTCTTGGCGATGGATCAAATTATGCGTGTCCCGTTCAAGGTTTCTACAACCACTAGCAATTTTATGATTAGCGTAACCGCAGCCGCTTCTGCGGGAGTTTACCTAGCGCGTGGTTACATCGACCCAGGACTATCAATGCCGGTGATGTTGGGCGTATTGCCTGGTGCTTTTTTGGGGGCGCGAGTCCTGATAGGAGCCAAAACTCAGACTTTGAGAATTATCTTCTCTCTTGTGCTAGTGGTCATGGCGTTCAAGATGGTCTACAACAGTTTTACCGGGGGGCTTTAG
- a CDS encoding DUF1634 domain-containing protein, translating to MNKTSFGFWWGSSTPLESEVIRFKLQEKKPDSDIQELAQQRVSMVAKFPNDCEVDANKEGTKTLGELQLEQLLSNFLKYGVIFASSVVLIGGILYLIRHGAERADYQFFQGEPSDFRSPAGVLTAVLSGSRRGIIQLGLLLLVATPIIRVVISLFIFIRQREFTYVLITLIVLTALIYSLVGASY from the coding sequence ATGAATAAAACGAGTTTTGGTTTCTGGTGGGGTTCATCTACACCATTAGAAAGTGAAGTTATTAGATTCAAATTGCAGGAGAAAAAACCAGACAGTGATATTCAAGAGTTAGCCCAGCAGCGCGTCAGCATGGTGGCGAAATTCCCTAATGACTGTGAGGTTGATGCCAACAAGGAAGGCACGAAAACATTAGGTGAACTTCAACTTGAGCAGTTATTGAGTAATTTTCTAAAATATGGCGTTATATTTGCTAGCAGTGTCGTTTTAATAGGTGGCATCTTGTACTTGATTCGCCACGGTGCTGAAAGAGCAGACTATCAGTTTTTTCAAGGAGAACCGTCCGATTTCCGCTCTCCCGCAGGTGTTTTGACAGCCGTTTTGTCAGGTAGTCGCCGTGGTATCATTCAACTTGGACTGCTGCTACTCGTGGCTACTCCAATTATTCGCGTGGTTATTTCTCTATTTATTTTTATCCGACAGCGAGAATTTACATACGTTCTTATTACTTTGATAGTTCTAACTGCGCTGATTTATAGCCTTGTAGGAGCATCTTATTAA
- a CDS encoding PPC domain-containing DNA-binding protein yields the protein MKIFAFRLKSDEDLKQSLKNFAARQNIKAGFILTAIGSLKQATIRFANQATSIVLPDKFEILSLNGTIATTGVHLHIAISDTQGKTIGGHLDDGCIIYTTAEIVIGTSEEYTFLRSIDKQTGYKELEIIPNFSQSPS from the coding sequence ATGAAAATATTTGCTTTTAGATTAAAATCCGACGAAGATTTAAAACAAAGTTTAAAGAATTTTGCCGCAAGGCAAAATATTAAAGCAGGGTTTATCTTAACTGCGATTGGTAGCTTAAAACAAGCAACAATTCGCTTTGCTAATCAAGCCACGAGTATAGTTTTACCTGACAAATTTGAAATTCTTTCTCTTAACGGCACAATAGCCACCACTGGCGTTCATCTTCACATTGCAATTTCCGATACACAAGGAAAAACCATCGGTGGACATCTTGACGATGGATGCATTATCTACACCACCGCCGAAATCGTCATCGGTACCAGCGAAGAATATACCTTTCTCAGATCCATCGACAAACAAACAGGCTACAAAGAATTAGAAATTATTCCGAATTTCTCTCAATCTCCTTCTTAA
- a CDS encoding NUDIX hydrolase, producing the protein MPLGRELPQLLKQRLYYKGRKFDFEVNRLRLPNKSEGEWECIRHPGGALAIPVTSEGKLILLRQYRFAVQGRVLEFPAGTLEPKEDPLETIQREIEEETGYRAQKWQKLGEFFLAPGYSDEIIYAYLAQDLEKLEVAPAQDEDEDLETVFFTPEELEKSILEGELVDAKTISSFFLARPLLNQLHSNLES; encoded by the coding sequence ATGCCATTAGGTAGAGAATTACCCCAACTGCTGAAACAGCGCTTGTACTACAAAGGGCGCAAATTTGATTTTGAGGTCAATCGCTTACGATTACCTAACAAATCAGAGGGAGAATGGGAATGCATTCGTCATCCAGGTGGCGCTCTGGCTATACCCGTAACTTCCGAAGGTAAACTAATACTCTTGCGCCAGTATCGTTTCGCGGTTCAGGGAAGGGTGTTAGAGTTTCCCGCTGGTACATTGGAACCAAAAGAAGACCCCCTAGAGACGATTCAACGTGAAATAGAGGAAGAAACTGGCTACCGCGCCCAGAAGTGGCAAAAACTAGGAGAGTTTTTCCTTGCTCCGGGCTATTCTGATGAAATAATTTATGCTTACTTAGCACAAGATTTGGAAAAGCTGGAAGTAGCACCAGCACAAGACGAAGATGAGGATTTGGAAACAGTATTTTTCACTCCAGAAGAACTGGAGAAATCTATTCTGGAAGGAGAGCTTGTAGATGCTAAAACAATTTCTAGCTTTTTCCTAGCTCGTCCATTATTGAATCAGTTGCATTCAAATTTAGAGTCGTAG
- a CDS encoding cadmium resistance transporter — MSGLVSAISRGIVAFTATNIDDIIILLFFFSQVNSTFTRRDIVAGQYLGFTALVIASLPGLFGGFILPPNWIGLLGLIPIAIGISSLVNQEEDSPEEATAETEQLEDSGFASFLSPETYSVAAITIANGSDNISVYVPLFASADLGSFLVIIAVFFLLIGVWCYSAYKLTNQKGIADILIHYGNYLVPFVLMGLGAFIVLKSDALNPIKLLASCLCLVILVKDYK; from the coding sequence ATGAGTGGGTTAGTCTCTGCTATTAGTAGGGGGATAGTTGCCTTCACTGCGACTAATATCGATGACATTATTATCCTACTGTTCTTTTTTTCTCAGGTGAATTCTACCTTCACTCGTAGGGACATTGTTGCTGGGCAATATCTTGGTTTTACAGCACTTGTTATTGCCAGTCTCCCTGGTTTATTTGGTGGTTTCATCTTGCCGCCAAACTGGATTGGATTACTAGGTTTAATTCCTATTGCTATAGGTATCAGCAGTTTGGTAAACCAAGAAGAAGATTCTCCAGAGGAAGCTACAGCAGAAACAGAACAATTAGAAGACTCAGGTTTTGCTAGTTTTCTTTCTCCCGAAACCTATAGTGTAGCTGCTATCACTATTGCTAACGGTAGTGATAACATCAGTGTCTACGTACCGTTATTTGCTAGTGCCGACTTAGGGAGTTTTTTGGTCATCATAGCCGTCTTCTTTCTCCTAATAGGAGTTTGGTGCTATTCGGCATACAAATTAACCAATCAAAAAGGAATAGCTGATATCCTAATTCATTACGGTAATTATCTTGTGCCTTTTGTTTTGATGGGATTAGGTGCTTTTATTGTTTTAAAAAGTGATGCTTTAAATCCAATAAAGCTCCTTGCTAGCTGTCTGTGTTTGGTAATTCTCGTGAAAGACTATAAGTAG
- a CDS encoding RrF2 family transcriptional regulator: protein MELSNKSEYAILSLIALAACYFTGESLQIREIAARQNIPNRYLEELLATLRRGGLIKSIRGVKGGYVLARDPRKITLLDAFRCIEGLDADVPDKTSTSKTVETEVIQEMWEEARQAAYSVLQKYTLHDVCEQRAKRRQMELMYYI from the coding sequence ATGGAACTTTCAAATAAATCCGAGTACGCGATTCTTTCCCTGATAGCGTTAGCAGCTTGCTATTTTACTGGTGAATCTTTGCAAATCCGGGAGATAGCAGCACGACAAAATATCCCTAACCGCTATTTGGAAGAACTTCTTGCGACACTAAGGCGTGGAGGTTTGATTAAAAGCATACGCGGCGTCAAAGGTGGTTATGTTCTAGCACGCGATCCCCGGAAGATTACACTTCTAGATGCTTTCCGTTGCATAGAAGGATTAGACGCTGATGTGCCTGATAAAACTTCCACTTCTAAAACAGTAGAAACTGAAGTCATTCAGGAGATGTGGGAAGAAGCACGTCAAGCAGCTTATTCTGTTTTACAGAAATATACACTTCACGACGTTTGTGAGCAACGAGCGAAACGACGTCAGATGGAACTTATGTACTACATTTAG
- a CDS encoding sulfite exporter TauE/SafE family protein → MHYSLLPLFSFFVGIVVGLTGIGGASLITPMLIFLFQVPPSIAVSSDVVAATLMKFVGGYQHWQQKTLDMQVVKWLAFGSVPGSLFGVGILHFIKRTGEQNLDHILLNLVGLMILFVTLSALTQLLLLTFFPDLKLPELPKLDLKTKSSRALAMSVGAILGCLVGLTSVSSGSMFALVLIAFFQLDARKLVGTDISQAAILLLFTSLGHLTLGTVDWSLVLPIWLGSVPGVLLGAKLCQLAPQRPLRFIIYTLLLMVSYKLVSPV, encoded by the coding sequence ATGCACTACTCATTACTACCCCTCTTTAGCTTCTTCGTTGGTATAGTTGTAGGCTTGACGGGAATTGGCGGAGCATCTCTCATCACGCCAATGCTCATTTTTTTATTCCAGGTTCCCCCGTCGATCGCTGTGAGTTCTGATGTTGTGGCTGCTACGTTGATGAAGTTTGTCGGCGGCTATCAGCACTGGCAGCAGAAAACCCTGGATATGCAAGTGGTGAAATGGTTGGCATTTGGGAGCGTTCCGGGATCGCTGTTTGGGGTAGGAATTTTGCACTTCATCAAACGAACAGGAGAGCAGAACCTAGACCACATCCTGCTGAACTTGGTTGGATTGATGATTCTGTTTGTGACCTTGTCAGCACTCACACAACTGTTGCTGTTGACATTTTTTCCAGATTTGAAATTACCAGAACTGCCAAAGTTAGACTTGAAAACGAAGTCGAGCCGTGCTTTAGCAATGAGCGTAGGAGCAATTTTAGGCTGTTTAGTCGGGCTAACGAGTGTCTCCTCCGGTTCGATGTTTGCATTGGTACTGATTGCCTTTTTCCAGCTAGATGCTCGTAAGTTAGTGGGTACAGATATCTCACAAGCAGCGATTTTATTACTTTTTACCTCCCTTGGACACCTGACCTTGGGAACAGTTGACTGGAGTTTGGTATTACCAATATGGTTAGGCTCTGTACCTGGGGTACTTCTTGGTGCTAAACTTTGCCAGCTTGCGCCTCAACGCCCACTGCGGTTTATCATTTACACACTCTTGCTCATGGTGAGTTATAAGTTAGTTTCCCCAGTGTGA